Proteins encoded by one window of Oculatellaceae cyanobacterium:
- a CDS encoding ATP-binding cassette domain-containing protein, translated as MGLSLAAETSQPNLNSPIQQSVSWKRLELLGVTHAYRGEKDNTFILGAINLTFYPGEIIFIVGGNGSGKSTLVKLITGLYIPETGEIKFDNVAITEQQREWYRQQFSVVFSDFYLFENLLGLDNINLDTTTQEYLIKLQLDHKVEVKNGMLSTTALSQGQRKRLALLTAYLENRPIYIFDEWASDQDPIFKEIFYTQLLPELRDQGKTVIVVSHDDRYFHLADRVVKLDYGQVQ; from the coding sequence TTGGGTTTATCATTAGCAGCAGAAACCAGCCAACCAAATTTAAATAGCCCTATCCAGCAATCTGTTTCTTGGAAACGTTTAGAACTATTAGGCGTAACTCATGCTTATCGTGGTGAGAAAGATAACACTTTTATACTTGGCGCTATCAACCTAACTTTTTATCCAGGGGAAATCATATTTATAGTTGGGGGTAACGGTAGCGGCAAATCTACCTTAGTTAAATTAATTACTGGTTTATACATTCCTGAAACCGGAGAAATTAAATTTGACAACGTAGCTATTACTGAACAACAGCGCGAGTGGTATCGCCAGCAATTTTCCGTCGTCTTTTCTGACTTTTATCTATTTGAAAACCTCTTAGGTTTGGATAATATTAATCTTGACACTACAACCCAGGAATACTTAATTAAACTCCAACTTGACCACAAAGTTGAAGTTAAGAACGGTATGCTTTCCACCACAGCATTATCTCAAGGACAGCGCAAACGTCTAGCTTTACTGACTGCATATTTAGAAAACCGCCCGATCTACATTTTTGATGAGTGGGCATCAGATCAAGACCCAATATTTAAAGAAATTTTTTATACTCAGCTTTTGCCAGAACTACGAGACCAAGGTAAGACTGTAATAGTTGTCAGCCACGATGACAGATATTTTCACTTAGCAGACCGTGTAGTTAAGCTAGATTATGGGCAGGTTCAATAA
- a CDS encoding alpha/beta fold hydrolase, whose product MTSYPTNNNPQISNYLNLKSEIISKTTTYEAALLLKNENCGSKFMLHSTPTEKICLFFHGFTASPEQFLQIGEAFFKAGYNVIIPLLPGHGMAGNWDKNNPPPLPEDKKVYQEFGIQWLQIAQGLGEKVILGGLSGGSTLAAWLAIERAVQIHKNLIFAPYLSGSNPLVDLVVESFDIYFKWKTAPGCVSFGYEGFIMPALRVFLDMGEDILEQAKIRYSAPMFIISSESDRAVGKHEHQELFHAVIHHQPKSWYHCFERELDIEHNMMTEAEGNKHADLVISLAKAYIESDLTWIEFQQMCGRIEQGYLNTVVNQLNLNNRVSPELLQICSHFSMLRDRSS is encoded by the coding sequence ATGACTAGCTACCCCACAAATAATAATCCCCAAATATCTAATTATTTAAACCTTAAATCAGAAATTATCTCAAAAACAACAACCTATGAAGCAGCGTTACTGCTAAAAAATGAAAATTGTGGCTCAAAATTCATGCTTCACTCTACTCCTACTGAGAAAATATGTTTATTTTTTCATGGGTTTACTGCCAGTCCAGAACAGTTTCTACAAATAGGGGAAGCATTTTTCAAAGCAGGCTATAACGTTATAATTCCTTTGTTACCAGGACATGGAATGGCTGGAAATTGGGATAAAAATAATCCGCCACCCTTACCTGAAGATAAAAAAGTTTATCAAGAATTTGGAATTCAATGGTTACAAATTGCTCAAGGTTTAGGAGAAAAAGTAATATTAGGAGGATTATCAGGTGGTAGCACATTAGCAGCTTGGTTAGCAATAGAGCGTGCTGTGCAAATTCATAAAAATTTAATATTTGCTCCCTACCTCAGTGGTAGTAATCCTTTAGTTGATTTAGTTGTAGAAAGTTTTGATATCTACTTTAAGTGGAAAACTGCGCCTGGATGCGTAAGTTTTGGCTATGAGGGTTTTATCATGCCAGCTTTGCGAGTATTTTTAGATATGGGAGAAGATATTTTAGAGCAAGCAAAAATTCGCTACTCTGCACCGATGTTTATTATATCTAGTGAAAGCGATCGCGCAGTTGGTAAGCATGAGCATCAAGAATTATTTCATGCCGTTATTCACCATCAACCTAAGTCATGGTATCACTGCTTTGAGCGAGAGTTAGATATTGAGCACAATATGATGACTGAAGCAGAAGGGAACAAACACGCAGATTTAGTAATTTCCCTAGCTAAAGCATATATCGAAAGCGATCTAACTTGGATTGAGTTTCAACAAATGTGCGGTCGCATAGAACAAGGATATCTCAACACAGTAGTCAATCAACTAAATCTTAATAATCGAGTTTCTCCTGAACTACTGCAAATATGTAGTCATTTTTCTATGCTACGCGATCGCTCTTCGTAA